The Anomaloglossus baeobatrachus isolate aAnoBae1 chromosome 4, aAnoBae1.hap1, whole genome shotgun sequence genome contains the following window.
CTAGTGGTGTCGTCCGTTGATGGAAAACCCCTGACCAAGGCCATCTAGTTCATCACTGAGGAAGAGGAACTTTAGGTGGGAATGCTGTACTCTGAGAATCACTTCTACGTGCTACCAGGTCTGCCACATCCACTTCTACTAGGCCTGTCGTGGTTTCAAATTCACTAACCTGTTTTTGACTAAAGATTCAGTGAGGTGCTCAGATGGGTTCAGTGCTGTCAAAACAAATGTCTCGTTCCTGTCCGTCCTGTCCAACCACCAGCGACTCCATCAAATCTTACGGGTCTGCCACTCGCCTACTTGTCCTAcacggacgtctttgacaagaatgaAACTGAGACATTACCACCCCATAGGGCATATGATTGTCCAACTGACTTATTTCTGGGTTCCTCACTTCTTTGTAGTTTATTTCTAGTCAAGTATAGGCAATAGGGGTCTCAATCAGATTATAGTCAAGAGTAAATCTCTGCTGCCTCTTATACTGGAATTGTTCGACCGTCTCAGAGGCTCCAGAATCTTCTCCAAACTCAACCTCCATGGGGCATATAATCTTGTCTGAATACGATCTGGGACAAACGGAAGACCACCTTTAACACCCGCGACACTCACTATGAGTATCGGGCAATACTCTTGCAGTCTTCCAAGAGTTTGTAAATTATATTTTCCAGGATATTCTCTACTCATGTATGGTCATGTACCTGGAGGACAGCTTAGTGTTCTGCCCCGAACTGCTAACACACAGCTTACATGTTCACCAGATCTTGCAGAGGCTCAGGGAGAACCATCTGTATGCCAAGTTCAAGAAATGTGTCTTTGAACAGACTTGTCTTCCCTTCCAGGGCTACATAATCTTCAACATCGGTTGATCTGTGGAGAATCTTGAGAGTCagtgtgataagtttatattgtactctgtagcggatgggcaaccagtatAATGGAGAGGACCAGGTTGGAGAGGAAaagatcctggctgctgcattcaggctAGATTGGAGAAGGAAGGGTTTAGTAAGAGGGAAACCGATAAGCatagagttgcaatagtccaggcaagAATGAATAAGCGACAATAATAGTTTTTGCAGAGCCAGtggtaagaaaaggttgaattctaaAGATCATTTTGAGGTGAAGGTGATGTGAGTGAGTGATCAGATGTAGGAAGTGAAGAAgagatctgagtcaaatatgatCCCAAGACGGCGGGCGTGGTGCTGGAAAGTAATGGTAGAGCTACACatggaaatggtaatattgggtttaggaaggtaaagtagagggaggaaacaggagaagttcagtttttgacatatTCAATTTTAGATACaaagaggacatgatgttggagacactaGACAGACGATTActggtattttgtaataatgcagaggtgatgtcaggagatgaagtgtacaattggatgtcataagcatagagatggtactgggaaCTGAATCtattgatggtttgtccaataggtgcagtatatagagagAACATGAGGGGGGCCTAGGActaaaccctgaggaaccccaacagagAGATCAAGGGGAGAGGAAGAGGAGACAGTAAAGGATAGAGTGAAGGAGCAGTGAGAGAGgtaggagaaccaggagagagcggtgtccttgagccTGATAGAGTGGAGtatggtgaggaggagctggtgatccatggTGTTGAATGCagtagagagatccaggagaatcaacagggaacagtgtcctttagatttagctgttagtaaatcattagcaACTTTACTATGTGCAGTTTCAAtagagtgtaaaggccccgtcacactaagcaacatcgctagcaacatcgctgctgaagcacgacttttgtgatgtagcagcgatgttgctagtgatgtcgctgtgtgtgacatccagcaacaacctggcccctgctgtgaggtcgctgccattttttagttgttgctctcccgctgtgaagcgcacatcgctgtgtgtgacagcgacagagcaacaactaaatgtgcaggcagcaggagccggcttctgcggacgctggtaaccacggtaaacaccgggtaaccaagaagcccttaccttggttacccgatatttaccttcgttaccagcatccgccgctctcacgctgtcagtgccggctccctgctctctgcacacgtagctggagtacacatcgggtaattaacccgatgtgtactgtggctaggtgtgcagggagccagcactaagtggtgtgcgctggtaaccaaggtaaatatcgggttggttacccgatatttaccttagttaccaagtgcagcatgcttccacgcgtcgctgcttgctgggggctggtcactggttgctggtgagatctgcctgtgtgacagctcaccagcaacccgtgtagcgacgctctagcgatccctgccaggtcaggttgctggtgggatcgctggagcgtcgcttagtgtgacggtaccttaaggagcGGAAACCTgattgtaaagggtcaagaagagAAATATCTTAAAGATAGCAAATTAGATGGGACTGGTTTAAAGAGTAAAGACAGGTCGGTAGTTCAAGGACCAGTTTTGATCCAGGGATGTTTTTTTAAagagtgtatgctggcatgtttgaaggaggagggaaagacaccaaatGAGAGAGAGGTTAAatgttttagttaggtgagtggtgagagCCAGGGAATGGGACTgaaggtcactggtgcaggtagtagggcgagaagatgcaagGAGCCTGGTAACTTCTTCTTTGACCGGTTCTCACTCAGAAATCTTCTACTGGTTGGATGATAACTTGTGGCTTCTTTCCAAGGCCTTCTCTGCCCGTGAGAGCAACTACTTGATTGGTGACAAGAATTATTGGCAATTaagatggctctggaggagtggcgttacctaCCAGAAGGGCTATGCATCCCATTGTCATCTACACCGACCACAAGAAGATTTTCAGGAAAAATGCtcacgttccccattgacttccattataatagTTAAATGAGTTCCGAGCACCCGAGCAACAAAATGCTCGTTAGGCATAATGAGCACCGGactgttcactcatcactactgataaCACATCTGTATATTACAGAATTGTACAATAAGGAcagtaaggaataaatattaactaCAAAAAAGATCAACGGGAGAGTGAAGAAATTATCATATGATCGCAGGAGCTTACATTCTAACAGGAGCGCAAAATACAAACATGGAGAAATCTACTCCTTCCctgttacctatttttctgttcacATGAAGCAGATTATATGGTTAATAAACTCCCAGACGCAAGATGTGCAATGTCATATTTCCTGATATACGCCCTATAACATACATATACACTTTCAGTTTCCTTTCTTGCAATAAACGAAGCCATGGCGTCCGCTATTCTGAGTGAagagctgctctgctccatctgtctaTCCATGTATACAGATCCCGTaaccctgagatgtggacacaacttctgctgGGAATGTATTGATGATGCACTGAATACACAGGACGAATCTGGAGATTATTTCTGTCCTGACTGCAGAGAGAAGTTCAACAAGCGGCCGACACTGAAGAAGAACATAAAATTATGTAACGTAGTGGAACGTTTTCTGTCTACTCAGTCACATCAGGAGgagatcaccgggatccgctgcacTTATTGTATTACTtctcctgtacctgctgttagatcctgtctacactgtgaggcttctctgtgtgataATCACCTGAGGGTTCACAGCAAAGGAGCAGAACACGTCCTaactgatcccagcacttctctggagaaaaggaaatgttctgtccataagaagatcctggaatattactgcatggaggacgctgcttgtatctgtgtgtcctgcagtttggTCGGAGAACATCGAGGACACCGGGTGGAGATGATGGATGAGGCCTCTGAGAAGAAGAAGAATAAACTAAGAAATGTTCTCCAGAAACTGATCACAAAGAGAGAGAAGACTGAGGATAGAGTCCAGAGTCTGGAGGAGAACAGGAGAAAAGCTCAAGAAAAAGCATCTGGGGAGGTCGAGAGAGTCACTGCCCTGATTACAGACATCAGGAGACAGAtggacgacctggagaagaaggtcctgagtgagatctccagaCGAGGAGAGCAGGTGTCACTGTCACTGTCTGATGTGATCAAGAAGCTGGAAATAGAGAAGGTTGAACTGTCTAGGAAGATGAGGCACAtcgaggagctgtgtaacatgactgatccactgaccgtcttacaggatccagacaccggggacttgtgtAATCCTGAGATggacggaggtgatgaggacacaggaggacaagATGGAGATGATGAGGAGACAAGTGGACAAGATGGAGGTGATGAAGATACAGGGGGACATGATAAGACATATCATATAGATGTGGATGTAATTACAGGGATATTACATGCAGCTTTCTCTGATATAATAACATATCTTCAGACCATCACACctgaaaaaaagaacaaaatgaGGGAACAATCCCCAAGTCCTGAAGTATTCGGGACAGGAGGTGATCCTGAGAAGGTAAAAGTTTCAGGAAAAGGAGGAATCTATGGGGAGGGTCCTGCAGACATATCACTGGATGTAAATACGGCTGCCAATAATCtccttatatcagacgacctgaaaactgcgACCTACAAACGAATAAGACAgaatcgtccagaaacagcagagagattcctGTATAATCAGGTGATGAGCGGCAGGagatttacctcaggacgacattactgggatgtggagatcaGTGGGTCATGGAGGTGGAAAGTGGGGATGTGTTACCCCAGTATAGACAGGAGGGGGCCTCAGTCATACATTGGAAATAGTGACATGTCCTGGTGTTTATATAAAGAGCCGGGGTATAATAATCAGTATTCGGTGATACCTGACAGTAAAGTGATCCGGTTACCTCAGCAGATCTCCAGTGATAGGTTCcggatctgtctggattatgaggccgggcagctgtccttttatgcgctgtgtgaccccatcagacacttacacaccttcactgccgccttctccgagccccttcatgctgcgTTATGTGTGTATTATGGTTCTGTAAAAATAACAGGGAGCAGCAGATGTGAGGAACCATCATCATAGAAGAAATCTACCTAGCGACTGGTGACATCACAGGGCGAAGAATATATGATTGATGGAGCGTTCAGGAAGTGACAGGAGACTCATGTAGGATGTGTTTCCTTGGGGGTGTAATTATATGAACTGTTTTTGTCACATCTTTTACCATTATTCtcataaaagcataaaaaaatacttttttttttttcaaaaatcacCACATTAGATTACATTGCTCGTGCTCCTCAGAAAGACGCCTGACCATGCAGAAGTTCCTTTAATAGTCGTGACCACTTTTTGCAAAATAGGGAAATACTGAGATGAGTTTACTGAAGGAAAAGACCCTGTATGGCCCGAGCCTTATAGACGATGATatcaactataaggctatgtgcccatgctgcggaaaatgcgcggattttgcagcggatttctcgcggaaaagccgcggattttccagaaatctgcagcacagctactccccagccatttctatgacatttggtaaatgctgtgcccacgctgcagatttttccacagcggaaattttcatgcggaaaaatctgcagcatgtcaattattgttgcggattttcgtgcggattttgcctattcaattgaatttaaaaaaacaaaacgcaaaatccgcaacaaaatccgcgtcaaatccgcatcaaatccgcacctatgaaaaggtgcggattacgggggaaagctgcggattttgatgcagaaaaatccgcagatacagagtcccgtgggcacatagcctaaagcttattttttttacacactacatccaaaaacattttACCCCCAAGTGAGAGCCTTTCAGAGATTGCAAGTGTCTCTCCCTGCGGTGCCGACTCCCAATATGTGTCAGTGGAATTCTATTAGTCTGTTACCAAATATAGAATAGAGGACATCTAAAATCCGTGAATACGTCTATTCATTTTTATCTTGCCAGCAAGACAATCAGCAAAATGTCAATACAATTTCATTAGGTTTATATAGAGAAAATGAAAACAAGTTCAAACGGGACTTTCCAAAAAATGACATTTCATAGAATTATGTTCTGAGATACAATAACTGTTTATGTACATTTAGTGGAAATGTAATCTTAAACTTAACTTTTTTCTATTACCTACAAATTAGACATTGTTACTAACCCCATAAGATAATCCAAATGTAAATTGATTAATTGATATTCTACGAAGAGTGTAAGGTCCTAAGTTCACAAGTTTACAATGTTATATTAAATGAATATATACATAGGtattaataaagagattatatATTACTATTATTACGACATTCCCTCTTTTTGTAATTTTAAATATCATTTCGATGTCATCATCAGGGCTATAGTTTTCCTTTCATGGTTTTCACAAATCTCTTCATACTAAAGAGTATTGATTATGTCAGGGGAGAGTATACGGTAATCTTCGGAATAATTATTGAGTTCCATAATTTCCAAACTTTCATCGGGTTC
Protein-coding sequences here:
- the LOC142302580 gene encoding E3 ubiquitin/ISG15 ligase TRIM25-like — encoded protein: MASAILSEELLCSICLSMYTDPVTLRCGHNFCWECIDDALNTQDESGDYFCPDCREKFNKRPTLKKNIKLCNVVERFLSTQSHQEEITGIRCTYCITSPVPAVRSCLHCEASLCDNHLRVHSKGAEHVLTDPSTSLEKRKCSVHKKILEYYCMEDAACICVSCSLVGEHRGHRVEMMDEASEKKKNKLRNVLQKLITKREKTEDRVQSLEENRRKAQEKASGEVERVTALITDIRRQMDDLEKKVLSEISRRGEQVSLSLSDVIKKLEIEKVELSRKMRHIEELCNMTDPLTVLQDPDTGDLCNPEMDGGDEDTGGQDGDDEETSGQDGGDEDTGGHDKTYHIDVDVITGILHAAFSDIITYLQTITPEKKNKMREQSPSPEVFGTGGDPEKVKVSGKGGIYGEGPADISLDVNTAANNLLISDDLKTATYKRIRQNRPETAERFLYNQVMSGRRFTSGRHYWDVEISGSWRWKVGMCYPSIDRRGPQSYIGNSDMSWCLYKEPGYNNQYSVIPDSKVIRLPQQISSDRFRICLDYEAGQLSFYALCDPIRHLHTFTAAFSEPLHAALCVYYGSVKITGSSRCEEPSS